A single Anopheles arabiensis isolate DONGOLA chromosome 2, AaraD3, whole genome shotgun sequence DNA region contains:
- the LOC120898215 gene encoding uncharacterized protein LOC120898215 produces the protein MEQQVDNILDKVMDVPGNIGCVLANSQGLCLGVKGNASEQSAGIIVAISDLASKLDPSSSAPVISLESNDKNCMIHKQGITGAIYKQKGA, from the exons aTGGAGCAACAGGTAGACAACATACTTGATAAAGT CATGGACGTACCAGGTAACATTGGATGTGTTCTAGCAAACAGTCAAGGGCTGTGTCTGGGAG TGAAAGGCAATGCTTCGGAACAATCAGCCGGAATAATCGTGGCTATTTCTGATTTAGCATCCAAACTAGATCCTAGCAGCAGCGCTCCGGTCATTTCATTAGAGTCCAACGACAA AAATTGTATGATTCACAAGCAAGGGATCACCGGTGCAATTTACAAGCAGAAGGGAGCATAG
- the LOC120898213 gene encoding zinc finger protein 93-like has protein sequence MEQFVNCVLCLTTEPQSFLKVYNEEKQDTDIASVITKHLWVKPAKDSYVCDECWKCLNDFHEFYIKLENIHYPPDPEDVSCNAKDIRQYLFEFHPVEDVKIEELSQNAEDMEEIEYEYLEACNEETIENENAERSSGRPKRASAAQANYKIEAAESEWEKDYLATNEDEYDDDDDEADADYNGDEKEEVDYLEEDNDDSEVINYDSPSKAKQEPGTKKEPASEPTSPPKRGRGRPPKAKAEVEIKPEPKSKLRRRGRKRKVSVSSSDSELESDFDDFIDGEDWKKYRNTSNDKGRRSLGFRQLQEKIFSYVDEFICYYCPEKIVFERFHHANLHYKKVHNEPAFLRCPKCGKKCFTPGGFVSHMETHEDPERNKCKICGKVTDQKITLKKHMRAHQENLEKDFPYPCSLCNRRFEEEEKRDKHERLHGRKVIIKKEKGRDLELLEFYKRIYCEVCEEKKPESTSFDNFWDLKVHMGNEHNKTPFLKCPICFKKNVCRQQLMVHVDVHNNPENYRCEVCKEIHQNLEKHMIKAHTPETSLPDEKNYSCEHCGKMFKYQTNLKSHIDRIHGVKDVSCDICHKYFNSKALSAHKRSAHTDEMFMCEHCPKMFKTRSGLESHKSDHDETLRKSVQCLICGKEMRRGASMAKHMKTIHSQEDPVSCDLCGKVFRTTFHMMRHRANTCSATIDSRPYKCEVCGKGFAMKLTMTEHMTTHTRTSLYQCAFCFKTFGYISNLYKHRKKAHPLEWQEVQARPEQGIATVIEIRN, from the exons ATGGAACAGTTTGTAAATTGCGTACTGTGCTTGACTACCGAGCCGCAAAGCTTTCTCAAGGTGTACAATGAGGAGAAACAGGATACAGACATCGCGTCCGTAATAACAAAACATCTTTGG GTGAAACCGGCCAAGGATTCGTACGTATGTGATGAGTGCTGGAAATGTTTGAACGATTTCCACGAGTTCTACATCAAGCTCGAGAACATACACTATCCGCCCGATCCGGAGGATGTGTCATGCAATGCCAAAGACATCCGCCAGTATC TTTTCGAATTTCATCCCGTGGAAGACGTGAAGATCGAGGAACTGTCTCAGAATGCGGAGGACATGGAAGAAATAGAGTACGAGTATTTGGAAGCATGTAACGAAGAAACCATAGAGAATGAGAACGCCGAACGTTCCAGCGGTCGTCCGAAACGAGCCAGTGCCGCACAGGCGAACTATAAAATTGAAGCGGCCGAATCGGAGTGGGAAAAGGATTACCTTGCGACCAACGAGGACgagtacgacgacgacgacgacgaagcggACGCCGATTACAATGGCGATGAGAAGGAAGAGGTTGACTATCTGGAAGAGGATAATGATGACAGTGAGGTCATTAACTACGATAGTCCCTCGAAGGCAAAGCAAGAGCCGGGCACCAAAAAGGAGCCAGCCAGCGAACCGACGTCACCACCGAAAAGGGGTAGAGGTAGGCCGCCGAAGGCAAAAGCCGAGGTCGAAATCAAACCGGAACCGAAATCCAAGCTGCGCCGTCGGGGTCGTAAAAGAAAGGTTTCAGTTAGCAGCAGCGACTCGGAGCTGGAATCCGACTTTGACGATTTTATTGACGGCGAAGACTGGAAGAAGTATCGCAACACGTCGAATGATAAGGGGAGAAGATCGCTCGGTTTTCGGCAGCTGCAGGAAAAGATATTTTCATACGTGGATGAATTTATCTGCTACTACTGTCCGGAAAAAATCGTCTTCGAGCGGTTTCACCATGCGAATTTGCATTACAAGAAGGTACACAATGAGCCAGCCTTTCTGCGGTGTCCAAAGTGTGGCAAAAAGTGCTTCACACCGGGCGGATTTGTGAGCCACATGGAAACGCATGAAGATCCGGAGCGGAACAA GTGTAAAATCTGCGGCAAGGTTACGGATCAAAAAATCACGCTCAAGAAGCACATGCGAGCGCACCAGGAGAACCTGGAGAAGGACTTTCCGTACCCGTGCAGCCTGTGCAATCGGCGgttcgaggaggaggagaagcgcGACAAACACGAACGGCTGCACGGACGGAAAGTGATCATCAAGAAGGAGAAGGGTCGCGATCTGGAGCTGCTTGAGTTCTACAAACGCATCTACTGTGAAGTGTGTGAAGAGAAAAAGCCCGAATCAACCTCGTTCGATAACTTCTGGGATCTGAAGGTGCACATGGGTAATGAGCACAACAAAACGCCATTCCTAAAGTGTCCAATCTGCTTCAAGAAGAATGTGTGCCGCCAGCAGCTAATGGTGCACGTGGATGTACATAATAATCCAGAAAACTATCG ctGTGAGGTGTGTAAGGAAATCCATCAGAATCTTGAAAAGCACATGATAAAAGCACACACCCCGGAAACGTCGTTACCGGACGAGAAAAATTACAGCTGCGAACATTGCGGAAAGATGTTCAAATATCAAACGAATCTTAAAAGTCATATCGATCGTATCCACGGTGTAAAGGATGTATCCTGTGACATTTGCCACAAATA TTTCAATAGCAAAGCATTGAGCGCTCACAAACGTTCAGCCCACACGGACGAGATGTTTATGTGCGAACATTGTCCGAAAATGTTCAAAACGCGCAGCGGTCTCGAATCCCACAAGAGTGACCACGACGAAACGTTGCGCAAATCGGTGCAGTGTCTCATCTGTGGCAAGGAGATGCGCCGCGGTGCCAGCATGGCGAAGCACATGAAAACGATCCACTCGCAAGAGGATCCGGTCAGCTGTGATCTATGCGGCAAGGTGTTCCGCACCACGTTCCACATGATGCGGCACCGCGCCAACACGTGCTCGGCCACGATCGACTCACGGCCTTACAAGTGCGAAGTGTGCGGCAAAGGCTTTGCCATGAAGCTCACGATGACCGAGCATATGACAACGCACACGCGCACAAGCCTGTATCAGTGCGCGTTCTGTTTCAAGACCTTCGGGTACATTTCGAATCTGTACAAACACCGAAAGAAGGCTCACCCGCTCGAATGGCAGGAGGTGCAGGCACGGCCTGAACAGGGAATCGCCACCGTAATCGAAATACGCAATTAG
- the LOC120898212 gene encoding zinc finger and BTB domain-containing protein 17-like, producing the protein MAHITSCALCLTAESQWFVRVFDEANTTLNMAQIISKYLWFDLKPAAQPCVCGECWSSVHDFHQFYTKLENIHCDELVAADSTEQQPPEFELPEETHQKEDQLQKSIDDGYERKHVPTVEVIDSSEKRNNSDSAANEPAKPHTQTDAMETMDKGDKKHFVEVEDYASNDDDTGGYCPSDDNMLDGDTLNTEGRDESIDKKPTINNATVVAIPVEQLSVKRGRGRPPKPKLEQQSVAVDAKESPKDTSASEQTPAKRPRGRPPKRKLDISSASPNVAQKSEAPPAVIETSLVATTTEPVKRRRGRPPKNALTAVAVHSGRGRKVHSVTGNKRSTALRTKVKKEIIRGQEPTYTDSGESESENGSDYEAANAKKKPPKREKSDRDERIFKYVDEFCCHYCVENVTFKRFVDADRHYKLVHNEPGFLKCTKCEKKCFTPGMFVSHMETHEDPEKYKCNICGKITDCNISLKKHMRVHLSQLEENLPFPCSRCKRKFESEEQRNKHEKLHVPKPLVKREKGPDLEVLAFYKRIYCDVCEEQSPDSTSFENFWDLRVHMEQEHNKGAYLKCPICNKRNLYRQHLITHIDMHNNPEKYRCEVCKEVYQNLDSHMVKAHTPTTAIPADRKYKCDQCGRMFNFLANLKMHIDCVHGSKDIRCNVCNKYFNLKAFQVHKRTAHTDQMLMCEHCPKMFKTRGALEVHKGIHDDTLVQFTTCKLCNKQIRLTNVKKHMTSQHSDDGPVSCEMCGKSFRSMFHMKRHQKNTCEATIDSRKHKCEICGKGFCLKLTMIEHMTTHTRTNKYQCAFCFKSFGYISNLYKHRKKAHPLEWQEIQARPEENIASVIVVRTN; encoded by the exons ATGGCCCACATCACCAGTTGTGCGCTTTGTTTAACAGCCGAATCCCAGTGGTTCGTTCGAGTATTTGACGAAGCTAACACGACGCTCAATATGGCACAGATCATATCCAAATATTTATGGTTTGAT cTAAAACCGGCCGCCCAGCCGTGCGTGTGCGGTGAATGCTGGAGCAGTGTGCACGATTTTCATCAATTCTACACCAAACTGGAGAACATTCATTGTGACGAGTTAGTTGCAGCGGACAGTACAGAGCAACAAC CGCCTGAATTTGAGCTGCCAGAAGAAACCCACCAAAAGGAAGATCAGTTGCAGAAAAGCATCGATGATGGGTATGAAAGGAAGCATGTTCCCACAGTTGAAGTCATTGACAGCAGCGAGAAGAGAAACAACTCAGACAGCGCTGCGAACGAACCGGCGAAACCCCACACGCAAACAGACGCCATGGAAACTATGGACAAAGGAGACAAGAAACATTTCGTGGAGGTGGAAGACTATGCTAGCAATGATGATGACACCGGCGGCTATTGCCCATCGGATGACAACATGCTGGATGGTGATACACTTAACACCGAAGGCAGGGATGAATCTATCGATAAAAAGCCTACGATAAATAACGCAACCGTTGTCGCCATACCTGTGGAACAGCTATCCGTAAAGCGTGGTAGAGGCCGTCCACCAAAGCCAAAGCTGGAACAGCAAAGCGTAGCAGTAGATGCAAAAGAATCTCCAAAGGATACGAGCGCCTCGGAGCAAACACCTGCGAAACGTCCCAGGGGTCGTCCACCAAAGCGAAAGCTGGACATTTCAAGCGCCTCGCCGAACGTTGCTCAGAAAAGTGAAGCACCGCCTGCTGTAATTGAAACGTCACTTGTTGCCACCACGACCGAACCCGTTAAGCGACGCAGAGGTAGACCACCGAAAAATGCCCTTACCGCCGTTGCGGTACATTCTGGCCGTGGGAGGAAAGTTCACTCTGTTACTGGCAACAAACGGTCAACCGCGCTGCGGACGAAAGTGAAGAAAGAAATAATACGTGGACAGGAGCCAACATACACGGATAGCGGTGAGAGCGAATCGGAGAATGGTTCGGATTATGAAGCGGCGAATGCTAAAAAAAAGCCGCCAAAGCGTGAGAAGAGCGACCGGGACGAGCGAATATTTAAGTACGTCGATGAGTTTTGCTGCCATTACTGTGTGGAAAATGTGACGTTCAAGCGGTTCGTCGATGCGGACCGCCACTACAAGCTGGTGCACAACGAGCCGGGCTTTCTGAAGTGTACGAAATGCGAGAAGAAGTGTTTTACGCCCGGCATGTTCGTGAGCCACATGGAGACGCACGAAGATCCGGAAAAGTATAA ATGCAACATTTGCGGCAAAATAACGGACTGTAACATCTCGCTCAAGAAGCACATGCGAGTGCATTTGAGTCAGCTGGAAGAGAACCTACCCTTCCCTTGCAGTCGTTGCAAACGAAAGTTCGAATCGGAAGAACAGCGCAACAAGCACGAAAAACTGCACGTGCCCAAACCGCTGGTCAAGCGGGAAAAGGGTCCGGATCTGGAGGTGCTGGCGTTCTACAAACGCATCTACTGCGATGTGTGCGAAGAGCAAAGCCCCGATTCGACCTCGTTCGAGAACTTCTGGGACCTGCGGGTGCACATGGAGCAGGAGCACAACAAGGGAGCGTACCTGAAATGCCCGATCTGCAACAAGAGGAATCTGTACCGGCAGCATCTCATCACGCATATCGATATGCACAATAATCCGGAGAAGTATCG GTGTGAGGTTTGCAAGGAAGTCTATCAAAATCTCGATTCGCACATGGTCAAAGCCCACACACCCACGACTGCGATTCCGGCGGACAGAAAGTACAAGTGTGACCAGTGCGGACGAATGTTCAACTTCCTGGCCAATTTGAAAATGCACATTGACTGTGTTCATGGCTCGAAAGACATCCGTTGCAATGTATGCAATAAGTA CTTCAATCTCAAAGCGTTCCAGGTGCACAAGCGAACAGCTCACACCGACCAGATGCTGATGTGCGAACATTGTcccaaaatgttcaaaacacGTGGCGCGCTGGAGGTACACAAGGGCATTCACGATGATACGCTGGTGCAGTTTACGACCTGCAAGCTCTGCAACAAGCAGATACGGCTTACCAACGTGAAGAAGCACATGACCTCGCAGCACTCCGACGATGGGCCGGTCAGCTGCGAAATGTGTGGCAAATCGTTCCGCTCCATGTTCCACATGAAGCGGCACCAGAAGAACACGTGCGAAGCGACGATCGATTCGCGCAAACACAAGTGCGAAATCTGTGGCAAGGGCTTCTGTTTGAAGCTGACGATGATCGAGCACATGacgacacacacgcgcacgaaCAAGTACcagtgtgcgttttgttttaaatcgtTCGGCTACATTTCGAATCTGTACAAGCATCGCAAGAAGGCACATCCGCTCGAATGGCAAGAGATACAGGCACGTCCGGAGGAAAATATTGCTTCGGTTATAGTTGTACGAACGAATTGA